One window of the Mixophyes fleayi isolate aMixFle1 chromosome 6, aMixFle1.hap1, whole genome shotgun sequence genome contains the following:
- the LOC142095325 gene encoding interferon-induced protein with tetratricopeptide repeats 5-like, producing MRAKLEDGKGQNDAGVASGLTENDLASKLQQLKCHFTWSLLKKDVDIDALEERLHSQLQFPVTKFKYLMYNLLAYVIHLKGDLTNAISNLKKAEENIKEKNPDGIDRKYLVTFGDYAWMYYQLKQYEDSQNYIDKIDKINKGLKLLSNESQDIAEIYGEQGWSLLTFSGKYCKKAKECFAKALEVDPENPEWNSGYATAVYRWEGYYGAICSASECKSLPLLKRAIELNPNDAVVKALLALKLQDLDRADEGRNYVEEALEQAPDSPYLLRYVAMFYRKAGLVDEALRVLKTALDLTPKSSFIHHQMGLCYKQKILDKKEIFRRENIQNRQMCMGETEIMKTAILHFQKAVEYKKTFIFAYIQLAKMYSIATEYRRADDTYKKVLTFPNLTDEEKQQIHFSYGRFEQCNKKSESEAIKHYKKGFQINEKNRYRDGCETGLRRMAELKFQRDPSDALGFGLLGFVYKNNGKTSKAIEYYENALQYDPNNEEYLTDLCDLKKMI from the exons ATGAGAGCCAAATTAGAAGATGGGAAAGGACAGAATGATGCAGGGGTGGCAAG CGGACTGACAGAGAATGACTTAGCATCAAAGCTGCAACAGCTAAAATGCCATTTCACTTGGAGTCTTCTGAAAAAGGATGTTGATATTGATGCTTTGGAAGAGAGATTGCACAGCCAACTCCAATTTCCGGTCACCAAGTTCAAATACCTAATGTATAATCTACTGGCCTATGTAATACACCTTAAAGGAGACTTAACAAATGCAATTTCCAACTTAAAGAAGGCAGAGGAAAATATTAAAGAGAAAAATCCAGATGGAATAGATAGAAAGTATCTGGTGACATTTGGGGACTACGCCTGGATGTACTACCAGTTAAAGCAGTATGAAGATTCTCAGAACTACATAGACAAAATAGACAAAATTAATAAGGGATTAAAACTGTTGTCAAATGAAAGTCAAGACATAGCTGAGATTTATGGGGAACAAGGGTGGTCATTGTTAACATTTTCTGGTAAATATTGCAAAAAAGCTAAAGAATGTTTTGCGAAGGCTCTTGAGGTAGACCCAGAAAATCCTGAGTGGAACTCTGGCTACGCAACAGCAGTTTATCGATGGGAAGGATACTATGGTGCAATATGCTCCGCTTCAGAATGCAAATCATTACCACTGTTGAAACGTGCTATAGAGCTAAATCCAAATGATGCCGTGGTGAAGGCACTTCTTGCATTGAAGCTACAAGACCTAGACAGAGCTGATGAGGGAAGAAATTATGTTGAAGAAGCTCTAGAACAAGCTCCAGACTCTCCATATCTACTTCGCTATGTTGCAATGTTTTACAGAAAAGCTGGGCTGGTGGATGAAGCTCTGCGTGTCCTGAAAACTGCATTAGATCTTACTCCAAAATCGTCATTTatacatcaccaaatgggactaTGTTACAAACAAAAAATACTTGATAAGAAAGAGATATTTAGAAGGGAGAACATTCAAAATAGACAAATGTGCATGGGAGAAACTGAAATCATGAAAACTGCCATATTACATTTTCAGAAAGCAGTGGAATAcaagaaaacatttatatttgcatACATACAGTTAGCAAAAATGTACAGTATAGCAACTGAATACAGAAGAGCAGATGATACATATAAAAAGGTTTTGACATTCCCCAATCTTACAGATGAAGAGAAACAGCAGATCCACTTCAGTTATGGACGTTTTGAACAATGTAACAAGAAATCTGAAAGTGAAGctataaaacattataaaaaaggtttccagataaatgaaaaaAATCGATACAGAGACGGCTgtgagacaggtttaagaagaaTGGCTGAATTGAAGTTTCAGAGAGACCCTAGTGATGCTCTGGGGTTTGGTCTGCTTGGATTTGTCTATAAGAATAATGGGAAAACCTCAAAAGCAATTGAGTATTATGAAAATGCCTTACAATATGATCCTAACAATGAGGAATATCTGACTGATCTCTGTGACCTGAAGAAGATGATATGA
- the LOC142095324 gene encoding interferon-induced protein with tetratricopeptide repeats 5-like: MNLSTSNLSPFWCPQDKYRQIRKIVPNPSKPQLSLTGAWIRLNKRPAAESGLTENDLASRLLQLKCHFTWSLLKKDVDIDALEERLHSQLQFPVTNNKYLMYNLLAYVIHLKGDFTKAISNLRKAEENIKENNPDGIDRKYLVTFGDYAWFYYQLQQYEDSQSYIDKIDQINKGLKLLSHESQDIAEVYGEQGWSLLTFSGKYCKKAKECFEKALELDPEDPEWNSGYATAVYRCEGFYGTICSASECKSLALLKRAIELNPNDAVVKALLALKLQDLGRADEGRNYVEEALEQAPNLPYLLRYVAMFYRKAGMVDEALRVLQTALDLTPASSFIHHQIGICYKQKILVNMPFRQAEIRNRQMYPGEVELINAAIFHFERAVEYKNTFIYAYIEIAKMYSVAMEYERADDTFINVLTFPNLTNEEKQQIYFYYGRYEQFDKESESEAIKHYKKGFQITEKNRHRDGCEKGLKRIAERKIQRDRTDALGFGLLGFIHKNNGNISEAIECYEKALRYDPDNEEYLSDLYDLKLMM; this comes from the coding sequence TGGGCTGACAGAGAATGACTTGGCATCAAGGCTGCTACAGCTAAAATGCCATTTCACTTGGAGTCTTCTGAAAAAGGATGTTGATATTGATGCTTTGGAAGAGAGATTGCACAGCCAACTCCAATTTCCGGTCACCAACAACAAATACCTAATGTATAATCTACTGGCCTATGTAATACACCTTAAAGGAGACTTTACAAAAGCAATTTCCAACTTAAGGAAGGCAGAGGAAAATATTAAAGAGAACAATCCAGATGGGATAGATAGAAAGTATCTGGTGACGTTTGGGGACTACGCCTGGTTCTACTACCAGTTACAGCAGTATGAAGATTCTCAGAGCTACATAGACAAAATAGACCAAATAAATAAGGGATTAAAACTGTTGTCACATGAGAGTCAAGATATAGCTGAGGTTTATGGGGAACAAGGGTGGTCATTGTTAACATTTTCTGGTAAATATTGCAAAAAAGCTAAAGAATGTTTTGAGAAGGCTCTTGAGCTAGACCCAGAAGATCCTGAGTGGAACTCTGGCTACGCAACAGCAGTTTATCGATGTGAAGGATTCTATGGCACAATATGCTCCGCTTCAGAATGCAAATCATTAGCGTTGTTGAAACGTGCTATAGAGCTAAATCCAAATGATGCCGTGGTGAAGGCACTTCTTGCATTGAAGCTACAAGACCTAGGCAGAGCTGATGAGGGAAGAAATTATGTTGAAGAAGCTCTAGAACAAGCTCCAAACCTTCCATATCTACTTCGCTATGTTGCAATGTTTTACAGAAAAGCTGGAATGGTGGATGAAGCTCTGCGTGTCCTGCAAACTGCATTAGATCTTACTCCAGCATCTTCATTTATACACCACCAAATAGGAATATGTTACAAACAAAAAATACTTGTTAACATGCCATTTAGACAGGCGGAAATCCGAAATAGACAAATGTACCCAGGAGAAGTTGAATTAATCAATGCAGCCATATTCCATTTTGAAAGAGCAGTGGAATACAAGAACACatttatatatgcatacatagaGATAGCAAAAATGTACAGTGTAGCAATGGAGTACGAAAGAGCAGACgatacatttataaatgttttgacaTTCCCCAATCTTACTAATGAAGAGAAACAGCAGATCTACTTCTATTATGGACGTTATGAACAATTTGACAAGGAATCTGAAAGTGAAGctataaaacattataaaaaaggtTTCCAGATAACTGAAAAAAATCGACACAGAGACGGCTGTGAGAAAGGTTTAAAAAGAATAGCTGAACGGAAGATTCAGAGAGACCGCACAGATGCTCTGGGGTTTGGTTTGTTGGGATTTATCCATAAGAATAATGGTAACATTTCAGAGGCAATTGAGTGTTATGAAAAAGCCTTAAGATATGATCCTGACAATGAGGAATACCTGAGTGATCTCTATGATCTGAAGTTGATGATGTGA